A genomic window from Acidobacteriota bacterium includes:
- a CDS encoding NADP-dependent oxidoreductase — protein sequence MSQRINHQWRLISRPVGNLTEANFQWTEETVPELQDGQVLVRALYLSLDPANRGWVREGGSYRDEIPLGAVMEGGGVGVIEESKNPNFNVGETVQGMFGWQEYVVSDGRGVSKLPDRPGLPLTAYLGLFGHIGLTAYFGLLDICNPQPGETLVVSAAAGAVGSLVGQIGKIKGCRVVGIAGSDDKCKWIVEELGFDAAINYKTEKVSAALRRACPNGIDIDFENVGGEIFDAILGQINLGARISVCGLISQYNATAPVPGPYNLVNILAKRAKVQGFIVTDYMPRAQEAMKDLGEWFMQGKLKYRVEVVEGLQSAPTALNKLFEGSNQGKLIIKL from the coding sequence ATGTCTCAACGAATCAATCACCAATGGCGGCTGATTTCGCGCCCGGTCGGCAATTTGACCGAGGCCAATTTTCAATGGACGGAAGAAACTGTACCTGAGCTGCAAGACGGCCAGGTGCTGGTGCGCGCGCTGTATCTGTCGCTCGATCCGGCCAATCGCGGCTGGGTGCGCGAAGGCGGTTCGTACCGCGACGAAATCCCGTTGGGCGCGGTGATGGAAGGCGGCGGAGTCGGCGTCATCGAGGAATCGAAGAATCCCAATTTCAACGTTGGCGAAACCGTGCAAGGCATGTTCGGCTGGCAGGAATACGTGGTCAGCGATGGCCGGGGGGTGAGCAAACTGCCGGACAGGCCGGGCCTGCCGTTGACGGCCTATCTGGGCCTGTTCGGCCACATCGGGCTGACGGCCTATTTCGGCTTGCTGGATATTTGCAATCCGCAGCCGGGCGAAACGCTGGTCGTGTCGGCAGCAGCAGGCGCGGTCGGTTCGCTGGTCGGGCAGATCGGCAAAATCAAAGGCTGCCGCGTCGTCGGCATCGCGGGCAGCGACGACAAATGCAAATGGATCGTGGAGGAACTCGGCTTTGACGCGGCGATCAATTACAAGACGGAGAAAGTGTCCGCAGCCTTGCGCCGCGCCTGTCCGAACGGGATTGATATTGATTTCGAGAACGTCGGCGGCGAAATCTTCGATGCCATCCTGGGCCAGATCAATCTGGGCGCGCGCATTTCAGTTTGTGGCTTGATCTCGCAATACAACGCGACCGCGCCCGTGCCCGGCCCCTACAACCTCGTCAACATCCTCGCCAAACGCGCCAAGGTGCAAGGCTTCATCGTGACCGATTACATGCCGCGCGCGCAGGAGGCGATGAAGGATTTGGGCGAATGGTTCATGCAAGGCAAGCTCAAATACCGCGTCGAAGTCGTCGAAGGGTTGCAGAGCGCGCCGACGGCGTTGAACAAGCTGTTTGAAGGTTCGAACCAAGGTAAGCTGATTATCAAGCTGTGA
- a CDS encoding sulfoxide reductase heme-binding subunit YedZ → MTKQDSQFIKQAIFINSAVPLALLLWDWWHAQLGANPLEYITHTTGTLTLTFLCLSLAVTPLRKALGLPWLGLLRRTLGLYAFFYGSLHLLAYTWFDKFFAFAVILKDVVQRPFIAIGMLGWLVMLPLAVTSTNAMLKRLGGKRWNRLHKLAYVAAAAGVLHYYLLVKADITKPLAFGAVLAVLLGYRVLNKYLPAWTQRQPARVAR, encoded by the coding sequence ATGACCAAGCAGGACTCGCAATTCATCAAGCAGGCCATCTTTATCAACAGTGCCGTGCCGCTCGCGTTGCTGCTGTGGGATTGGTGGCACGCGCAATTGGGCGCGAATCCGCTGGAATACATCACGCACACGACGGGCACGCTGACGCTGACCTTTCTGTGCCTGTCGCTGGCGGTCACGCCGTTGCGCAAGGCGTTGGGCTTGCCGTGGCTGGGGCTGTTGCGGCGCACGCTGGGCTTGTATGCGTTTTTCTACGGCTCGCTGCATTTGCTGGCGTATACCTGGTTCGACAAGTTCTTTGCCTTCGCTGTGATTTTGAAAGACGTGGTGCAGCGCCCCTTCATCGCCATTGGCATGCTGGGCTGGCTGGTGATGCTGCCGCTGGCGGTGACTTCGACAAATGCGATGCTCAAACGCTTGGGCGGCAAGCGTTGGAACCGGTTGCACAAACTGGCCTACGTCGCGGCGGCGGCGGGCGTGTTGCATTACTATCTGCTGGTCAAGGCCGACATCACCAAGCCGCTGGCGTTTGGCGCGGTGCTGGCGGTGCTGTTGGGCTATCGCGTGTTGAATAAATACTTGCCTGCTTGGACACAGCGTCAGCCTGCGCGTGTTGCGCGTTAG
- a CDS encoding threonine/serine exporter family protein: MNQLTARLELHDEVSFVLRLARALHSYGVPAHRLEDVLESAARKLGLEGQFFSTPTSIFAAFGKQDEQHTFLMRVTPGEVNLGKLADLDAVAVRVLRAGLAPLEGSAQIDEIIAARPPYGSVLRTLAFGLASAAASRFLGGGSQEIALSATLGLMIGLLQLLAGRWQGLSRVFEPLAAFTVTVLAVVFSLVFGAYAVSNATLAGLIVLMPGLTLTVAMIELSTQHLASGTARLSAAFVVFLGMGFGVAIGNTITDKLLGAARIARAVALPEWTIWAALVAMSLALTVLLRAKPRDAIWIVLAGAIAFTGARAGAQWFGGDLGVFVGALLVSVASRLYARWLDRPATITQVPGILLLVPGSVGFRGLAALLDKQVISGVDTTFKMILTAAALVAGVLIANILAPLRREI; this comes from the coding sequence ATGAACCAACTCACCGCAAGACTCGAATTGCACGATGAAGTCAGCTTCGTCTTGCGGCTGGCGCGCGCCCTCCACAGCTACGGCGTGCCCGCCCACCGTTTGGAAGACGTGTTGGAAAGCGCCGCGCGGAAGCTTGGCTTGGAAGGGCAATTCTTTTCGACGCCGACTTCGATCTTTGCGGCGTTTGGCAAACAGGATGAACAACACACCTTTCTGATGCGCGTCACGCCGGGCGAAGTGAATTTGGGCAAGCTGGCCGATCTGGACGCCGTGGCTGTGCGCGTGCTGCGCGCAGGCTTGGCCCCGCTTGAAGGCTCGGCGCAGATCGATGAAATCATCGCCGCCAGGCCGCCCTATGGCAGCGTGTTGCGGACACTGGCCTTTGGCTTAGCCTCGGCGGCGGCTTCGCGTTTTTTGGGCGGCGGCAGCCAAGAGATTGCGCTTTCGGCTACGTTGGGGCTGATGATCGGGCTGTTGCAATTGCTGGCGGGCCGCTGGCAAGGGTTAAGCCGCGTCTTCGAACCGCTGGCGGCGTTCACTGTGACAGTGCTGGCGGTAGTTTTCAGCCTGGTGTTTGGCGCGTATGCCGTGTCGAACGCCACGCTGGCCGGACTGATCGTGTTGATGCCGGGACTGACGTTGACCGTTGCGATGATCGAACTGTCAACGCAACATCTGGCGTCGGGCACGGCGCGTTTGAGCGCGGCCTTTGTCGTCTTTCTGGGCATGGGTTTTGGCGTCGCCATTGGCAATACGATCACCGATAAATTGCTGGGCGCGGCACGCATCGCCCGCGCCGTCGCCTTGCCCGAATGGACGATATGGGCCGCGTTGGTGGCGATGTCGCTGGCGCTCACGGTGCTCTTGCGCGCGAAACCGCGCGATGCCATTTGGATCGTGCTTGCCGGAGCCATTGCCTTTACCGGCGCACGCGCAGGCGCGCAATGGTTCGGCGGCGATCTGGGTGTCTTTGTCGGCGCGTTGCTCGTCAGCGTCGCCAGCCGCCTTTATGCGCGCTGGCTGGATCGGCCCGCCACGATCACGCAAGTGCCGGGCATCCTGCTGTTGGTGCCCGGCAGTGTGGGCTTTCGCGGGCTGGCGGCGCTGTTGGACAAACAAGTCATTTCCGGCGTAGACACGACCTTCAAAATGATCCTAACCGCCGCCGCGCTCGTCGCCGGCGTGCTGATCGCCAACATCCTCGCGCCATTACGGCGTGAGATTTAG
- a CDS encoding aldose 1-epimerase family protein, giving the protein MLLTATTVNAQKYGPFHQTLTSTARNIRLETWQVTDRDMPFPSSGPWSIQKYTLHGGKQEGVEVIAVDNGKLRFIVIPTRGMNVLRVESGDLRLGWDSPVKEVVHPSLINLQSRGGLGWLEGFNEWLVRCGLEWAGHPGKDKFINNTGDEAEMDLTLHGKLGNTPASEVEIIVDPQPPNALHIRGRVDERMFYGPKLEIWTEISTAPGATSFRLQDSLTNYSAYEQEFELIYHANYGPPLLEKGARFVGAVKRITPFNAHAAKSTASFAEYVAPTKGFVEQVYLIEPFADATNLTSVLLHNAAGDRAVTMRYDISQLPYFTLWKNTTALEEGYVTGLEPGTSSPANRSIERKAGRVPKLKPNETRMFAIQVGLHAGKDEVAHNVAAIQSLQAGRQMQIVTQPIKVE; this is encoded by the coding sequence ATGCTTTTGACCGCCACCACCGTGAACGCACAAAAATACGGCCCCTTCCACCAAACGCTCACCAGCACCGCGCGCAACATCCGCCTCGAAACCTGGCAAGTGACTGACCGCGACATGCCGTTCCCCTCAAGCGGGCCGTGGTCAATCCAGAAATACACCTTGCACGGCGGCAAGCAGGAAGGCGTCGAAGTCATCGCTGTTGATAACGGCAAGCTGCGGTTCATCGTCATCCCCACGCGCGGCATGAACGTCTTGCGCGTCGAGTCGGGCGACCTGCGATTGGGTTGGGATTCGCCCGTGAAAGAGGTCGTGCATCCGTCGTTGATCAATCTGCAAAGCCGGGGCGGCCTGGGCTGGCTCGAAGGCTTCAACGAATGGCTGGTGCGATGCGGCCTGGAATGGGCGGGCCATCCCGGCAAAGACAAATTCATCAACAACACCGGCGACGAAGCCGAGATGGATTTGACGCTGCACGGCAAGCTCGGCAATACGCCTGCTTCGGAAGTCGAGATCATCGTTGATCCGCAACCGCCCAACGCGCTGCACATCCGTGGCCGCGTGGACGAGCGGATGTTTTACGGCCCGAAGCTCGAAATCTGGACGGAGATTTCGACTGCGCCCGGTGCAACCAGCTTCCGCCTTCAGGATAGCCTGACGAACTACAGTGCGTATGAGCAGGAGTTCGAATTGATCTATCACGCCAACTACGGCCCGCCGCTGCTGGAAAAAGGCGCGCGCTTTGTCGGCGCGGTCAAACGCATTACGCCCTTCAACGCGCACGCGGCCAAAAGCACCGCCAGCTTTGCCGAATATGTCGCGCCAACCAAAGGCTTCGTCGAACAGGTTTATCTGATCGAGCCGTTCGCCGATGCCACCAACCTGACGAGCGTGCTGTTGCACAACGCGGCGGGCGACCGGGCTGTGACGATGCGTTATGACATTTCGCAACTGCCTTACTTCACGCTCTGGAAAAATACGACAGCGCTGGAGGAAGGCTACGTCACCGGGCTGGAACCGGGCACGAGTTCGCCTGCCAATCGCAGTATCGAACGCAAAGCCGGGCGCGTGCCCAAGCTGAAACCGAACGAGACGCGAATGTTTGCCATCCAGGTCGGGTTGCACGCGGGCAAAGACGAAGTGGCGCACAACGTGGCAGCCATTCAGTCGCTGCAGGCTGGGCGGCAAATGCAAATCGTCACCCAACCGATCAAGGTTGAATAA
- a CDS encoding ribonuclease HII, with product MLMNSLDEWLALPLAVLQARVRAAAAPSGLLEALEQDTRNGARALAQRLRAQASAQQSANRVEGQRLRRLLKYESELWAQGFAQIAGVDEAGVGPLAGPVVAGAVILPRDYKLRALNDSKKLDETTREQLAAQIKTDAVAWALGSAEVAEIDRLNIYHASLLAMRRAVEGLALQPDYVLVDARTIPAISMRQRGIIKGDSLSASIAAASILAKTARDALLHEYERQYPGYGFATHKGYPTPEHFKALRERGALPIHRRSFRPVREALSLEPQQVSLFEFGSND from the coding sequence TTGTTGATGAATTCATTGGACGAATGGCTGGCCCTGCCGCTGGCCGTGTTACAAGCACGGGTACGCGCCGCTGCCGCGCCCAGCGGCTTGCTCGAAGCATTGGAACAAGACACGCGCAACGGCGCGCGCGCCCTGGCGCAACGCTTGCGCGCGCAAGCCAGCGCTCAGCAATCCGCCAATCGCGTCGAAGGACAACGGTTGCGCCGCTTGCTGAAATACGAAAGCGAGTTGTGGGCGCAAGGTTTCGCGCAAATTGCCGGCGTGGATGAGGCTGGCGTCGGGCCATTGGCTGGCCCTGTGGTGGCGGGCGCAGTGATTCTGCCGCGCGATTACAAGCTGCGCGCACTGAACGATTCAAAGAAGCTGGACGAAACCACGCGCGAACAACTGGCTGCGCAAATCAAAACCGATGCCGTCGCCTGGGCGCTGGGCAGCGCCGAAGTCGCCGAGATTGATCGGTTGAACATTTATCACGCCAGCCTGCTCGCGATGCGGCGTGCGGTCGAAGGGCTGGCGCTGCAACCGGATTATGTGCTGGTGGACGCCCGCACGATCCCCGCCATCTCGATGCGGCAGCGCGGCATCATCAAAGGCGACAGCCTCTCGGCCAGCATCGCAGCGGCTTCGATTCTGGCGAAAACGGCGCGCGATGCGTTGTTGCATGAATACGAACGGCAGTACCCCGGCTATGGGTTTGCCACGCACAAAGGCTATCCGACACCGGAGCATTTCAAGGCCTTGCGCGAACGCGGCGCGCTGCCGATTCATCGGCGCAGCTTCCGCCCGGTGCGTGAGGCGTTGAGCTTGGAGCCGCAGCAGGTTTCTTTATTCGAGTTCGGATCAAATGATTGA
- the msrP gene encoding protein-methionine-sulfoxide reductase catalytic subunit MsrP yields MLIKKPDDIKSSEITGESLYLNRRKFLQAAGLAGSVAATGLLYRALNPSGQTGAVAPAEGVANQTAGSTANTPLAGYKTPEGEAANKFEDITTYNNFYEFDTSKGGVAPRAKNFVTRPWTVTVDGLVNKPKTFDLDELAKLASAEDRVYRHRCVEAWSMVIPWLGFPLAKLLEAVEPQGNAKYVKFITLYDPKRMPGQRDDVLQWPYQEGLRLDEAMHPLTLLATGLYGKALPPQNGAPLRLVVPWKYGFKGIKSIVQIILMADQPRTAWNIAAPDEYGFYSNVNPQVDHPRWSQATERRIGEWNRRQTTLFNGYGEQVAQMYAGLDLQKNF; encoded by the coding sequence ATGCTAATTAAGAAACCTGACGACATCAAAAGCAGCGAGATTACCGGCGAGAGCCTCTATCTGAACCGTCGCAAATTTTTGCAGGCGGCAGGCCTTGCCGGTTCGGTCGCAGCGACAGGGTTGCTCTATCGGGCGCTCAATCCGTCGGGGCAGACCGGGGCGGTCGCGCCTGCTGAGGGCGTGGCCAATCAAACTGCTGGTTCGACTGCTAACACCCCGCTTGCCGGTTACAAAACGCCCGAAGGCGAAGCCGCCAATAAATTCGAAGACATCACGACCTACAACAACTTCTACGAATTCGACACCAGCAAAGGCGGCGTCGCGCCGCGCGCCAAAAACTTCGTCACGCGCCCGTGGACGGTGACGGTGGATGGCCTGGTCAATAAGCCGAAGACCTTTGATCTGGACGAGCTCGCCAAACTCGCGTCGGCGGAAGACCGTGTCTACCGCCATCGTTGCGTCGAAGCCTGGTCAATGGTCATCCCTTGGCTCGGCTTCCCGCTCGCCAAATTGCTCGAAGCCGTCGAGCCGCAAGGTAATGCCAAGTACGTCAAGTTCATCACGCTTTACGATCCCAAACGCATGCCGGGCCAGCGCGACGACGTGTTGCAATGGCCGTATCAGGAAGGCTTGCGGCTGGACGAGGCCATGCATCCGCTGACGTTGCTGGCGACGGGCCTGTATGGCAAAGCGCTGCCGCCGCAAAACGGCGCGCCGCTGCGCCTGGTCGTGCCGTGGAAGTACGGTTTCAAGGGCATCAAATCCATCGTGCAAATCATCCTGATGGCCGACCAGCCGCGCACCGCCTGGAACATCGCTGCGCCGGATGAATACGGCTTCTATTCCAACGTCAATCCACAGGTGGATCATCCACGCTGGAGTCAGGCCACCGAACGCCGCATCGGCGAATGGAATCGCCGCCAGACGACGCTGTTTAACGGCTACGGCGAACAGGTCGCGCAGATGTATGCGGGGCTGGATTTGCAGAAGAATTTTTAG